The Thamnophis elegans isolate rThaEle1 chromosome Z, rThaEle1.pri, whole genome shotgun sequence genome contains a region encoding:
- the RPL28 gene encoding 60S ribosomal protein L28 produces MSAHLQWMIVRNCSSFLIKRNKQTYSTEPNNLKARNSFRYNGLIHRKTVGVEPAADGKGIVVVLKKRAGQRKPATSYEKVTINKNARATLSSLRHIIRKNNYRKDLRMAALRRASAILRSQKPVVVKKKRTRAPKTA; encoded by the exons ATGTCTGCTCATCTGCAATGGATGATTGTTCGCAACTGCTCAAGTTTCCTTATTAAAAGGAACAAGCAAACTTACAGCACG gaGCCCAACAACCTGAAGGCCCGTAACTCCTTCCGCTACAATGGTCTGATACATCGCAAGACAGTAGGAGTAGAACCAGCTGCTGATGGAAAGGGTATTGTTGTAGTCCTTAAGAAGCGTGCAG GCCAGAGAAAGCCAGCCACTTCCTATGAAAAAGTCACCATCAACAAGAATGCACGGGCCACACTCAGCAGCCTCCGCCATATTATTCGCAAGAATAATTACCGCAAGGATCTGCGCATG GCTGCCTTGCGTCGGGCAAGTGCAATTCTGCGCAGCCAGAAGCCCGtggtggtgaagaagaagaggactCGGGCTCCCAAGACTGCATAA